From Cyclopterus lumpus isolate fCycLum1 chromosome 2, fCycLum1.pri, whole genome shotgun sequence, a single genomic window includes:
- the LOC117740496 gene encoding serotriflin-like, whose protein sequence is MATYTLTFLCVFAASAFCAKLGESSTNLSTLATDPRDIVNKHNALRRGVRPTASNMLEMSWSNEAAANAQRWANTCSMKHSPDSERVISTSGCGENLYMSSFKNTWSNAVQSWYDEVKDWRYGVGSTNGGIVGHFTQIVWYRSNKVGCAVAYCPNSPYKYFYVCQYCPPGNLQLARPYKSGPSCGDCPNACNDKLCTNSCPYTDQYSNCAELKQQWGCTNSNVASWCPASCKCGSEIH, encoded by the exons ATGGCTACGTACACTTTGACCTTCCTGTGCGTCTTCGCTGCCTCGGCGTTCTGCGCCAAGCTG GGAG AATCCTCAACAAACTTGTCCACATTGGCAACCGACCCGAGAGACATCGTGAACAAGCATAATGCCCTGAGGAGAGGAGTTCGGCCGACTGCTAGCAACATGTTGGAGATG AGCTGGAGCAACGAGGCTGCAGCCAACGCTCAGAGATGGGCCAACACCTGCTCCATGAAGCACAGCCCCGACAGCGAGCGAGTGATCAGCA CTAGCGGCTGTGGAGAGAACCTGTACATGTCCAGCTTTAAGAACACGTGGAGCAACGCGGTGCAGTCCTGGTACGACGAGGTGAAGGACTGGCGCTACGGAGTGGGCTCCACCAACGGAGGCATCGTGGGGCACTTCACACAG ATCGTCTGGTACCGGTCCAACAAGGTTGGCTGTGCTGTGGCTTACTGTCCCAACTCTCCTTACAAGTACTTCTACGTCTGCCAGTACTGCCCACC AGGAAACCTCCAGTTAGCTCGCCCCTACAAATCAGGACCCTCCTGCGGTGACTGCCCCAACGCCTGCAACGACAAACTGTGCA CCAACTCCTGTCCTTACACTGACCAGTACAGTAACTGTGCTGAACTGAAGCAGCAGTGGGGCTGCACAAACAGCAACGTGGCCTCTTGGTGTCCCGCCTCCTGCAAGTGCGGCTCTGAGATTCATTAA
- the LOC117740504 gene encoding flocculation protein FLO11-like, which translates to MASRTSQRTSERTSQTTSQRTSERTSQRTSQRTSERTSQTTSQRTSERTSQRTSQRTSERTSERTSERTSERTSQRTSQRTSQRTSERTSQRTSERTSQRTSERTSQRTSQRTSQRTSERTSERTSQRTSQRTSQRTSERTSQRTSERTSQRTSERTSLRTSERTSQRTSERTSQRTSQRTSQRTSERTSQRTSERTSLRTSERTSQRTSERTSERTSERTSQRTTSLMKDGVTTDAVQKLYRCVVHSKMKMGVIRAEVLKVRG; encoded by the exons ATGGCGTCG AGAACAAGTCAGAGAACAAGTGAGAGAACAAGTCAGACAACAAGTCAGAGAACAAGTGAGAGAACAAGCCAGAGAACAAGCCAGAGAACAAGTGAGAGAACAAGTCAGACAACAAGTCAGAGAACAAGTGAGAGAACAAGCCAGAGAACAAGTCAGAGAACAAGTGAGAGAACAAGTGAGAGAACAAGTGAGAGAACAAGTGAGAGAACAAGCCAGAGAACAAGCCAGAGAACAAGCCAGAGAACAAGTGAGAGAACAAGCCAGAGAACAAGTGAGAGAACAAGCCAGAGAACAAGTGAGAGAACAAGTCAGAGAACAAGCCAGAGAACAAGTCAGAGAACAAGTGAGAGAACAAGTGAGAGAACAAGCCAGAGAACAAGCCAGAGAACAAGCCAGAGAACAAGTGAGAGAACAAGCCAGAGAACAAGTGAGAGAACAAGCCAGAGAACCAGTGAGAGAACAAGTCTGAGAACAAGTGAGAGAACAAGCCAGAGAACAAGTGAGAGAACAAGCCAGAGAACAAGCCAGAGAACAAGCCAGAGAACAAGTGAGAGAACAAGCCAGAGAACAAGTGAGAGAACAAGTCTGAGAACAAGTGAGAGAACAAGCCAGAGAACAAGTGAGAGAACAAGTGAGAGAACAAGTGAGAGAACAAGCCAGAGAACAACGTCTCTTATG AAAGATGGCGTCACAACCGACGCAGTCCAGAAGCTCTACAGGTGTGTAGTTCACAGCAAAATGAAGATGGGTGTCATCCGAGCAGAGGTGCTGAAAGTAAGGGGGTAA